The Phragmites australis chromosome 1, lpPhrAust1.1, whole genome shotgun sequence genomic interval CAAACGTCGCCCCAACTGGTCTCGCTTGTGTGGTACATCTCGTTCCACAACCCAGCCGTGCCCGCCAAGAATACATAGACATCAACTACGAATAAAAAAAACTGGGAGAAAAAACATGTGATGCCAACGGAGCGCGCCAATCACCGGCCGGCGACACGCCCCGTGACGATAGGCGGCTCGTCGTCTACGAGTTTACTACTTATACCGCTCACTGGCTAGGCTCGCTGCACAGTTGTGGTTGCCGCAGCATAGCACAGATCAAACAAAATCAATCCGATGGACGACGTCgtagcagcagctgcagcttgGCCGTCGCCGTGGAGCCTGCTCCAGGGGTTCCTCGCCCTGCTCGTCGTGTGGGTGGCCTACTGGGTCGCGGAGGGATACTGGCTGCTGCCGCGGAGGCTCAGCCGGGCACTCCGGGCGCAGGGGCTCGGCGGCACGTCGTACTGTTTCCCGGCGGGCGACCTCAAGGAGAACGCCCGGCTCAACGCCGAGGCGCGGTCCAGGCCCATGACGCCGTGCCATGACGTTGTTCCCCGCGTGGTGCCGCATCTCCATAACACTGTCAAGGAGCACGGTATGTCGACTGCCGCAGACAAGTTTCTAATCTGTAAACGTTCATAATTAGTTTAGtgttaattacaaattttcGGTCGAGTACGCGCGGTGGTTGTGGACGAATCTAGTTGGAACTTTGTCCACGTTGGTGACCTGACAGGTCGTATTCACATGGAAAGTTTAATCGTGCTCCAGAGCTAGCTCCATACCAGACTTGTTGCTATCTCCAGGTTTCAGTAATCAAGTTCAGAAAGTACATGTCAGCAAATACTGATTTCCCTTCACAATACTAGActtgtttattttttcatctttttgACGACACAAACGCTGCACTGTAGGCAACATTTGCATCACTTGGTTCGGCCCAATGCCCAGGGTGGTCATCGGAGAGGCAGAGTTAGTGAGAGACATCCTGTCAAACAAGTTCGGCCACTTCGAGAAGTTCATAAACAAACGTCTGGGAAAATTGCTGGCCCTTGGGCTTGCGAGCTATGACGGCGAGAAATGGGCAAAGCACAGGAGGATCCTCAACCCTGCATTCCATCTCGAAAAGCTCAAGGTGCTTTTACTTGCTTCAACTTATCAAATCCACATGCATATGTACATGTTTGCTTACTGAAGTTATTTTCAGCGTATGCTGCCGGCGTTCTCCACGTGCTGCACCGAGCTGATAGATCGCTGGGAGACTAAATTTGCTGGTTCCGAGGGATCATATGAAGTGGACATCTGGCTGGAGTTTCAGAACCTCACCGGAGACGTGATCTCCCGCACGGCGTTCGGCAGCAGCTTCATGGAAGGGCGGAGGATCTTCCAGCTTCAGGCAGAGCAAGCAGAGCGAATTATCAAGGCCTTCCAGTATATGTACATCCCAGGCTTCCTGTGAGCACCGGCACCCTCCTCCTGCTGCAACCTATCTGTCACGTATATCTCCGATCTTTTGAAGGCACACATGCGTGTGCACGCATCATACCATTGCTTACCTTGCAGGTTCTTCCCGACACCAAACAACCGGAGGATGAAGGAGATCAACCGAAGGATCGAAGGGATCCTAAGAGGCATGATCGAGAAGAGGGAGCGCGCAATCGAGAACGGTGAAGCCAGCGGCAACGACTTGCTCGGCCTGCTGCTGCAATCGAACATGGACAGCGGGAAAGGCAGCCTGAAGATGAGCACCGAGGACGTGATCGAGGAGTGCAAGCTCTTCTACTTCGCGGGGATGGAAACCACATCTGTGCTACTCACCTGGACGCTCGTCGTGCTAGGCATGCACCCCGAGTGGCAGGACCGCGCGAGGGAGGAGGTCCTCAGCGTGTTCGGCAGGGACAAACCCAGTTTCGACGGCCTGAGTCGGCTCAAAACGGCAAgtgcttgcaagttgcaacacaTCTCTACATATATGcttcatgaattttttaaaattagtaGAACATGTACACCTCCAAACCCGTTCCTAATTAACTACTAACGATGCCCATGCTTCACTTTGTGATCCAGATGACGATGATACTATACGAGGTGCTCAGGCTGTACCCGCCGGCAGTCACGCTAAACCGAAGAACGTTCAAGGACATTCAGATCGGAGGCATCACATACCCTGCAGGAGTGATCCTTGAGCTGCCCATAATCTTGGTTCACCACAACCCTGACGTGTGGGGGAAGGACGCTCATGAGTTCAAGCCGGAGAGGTTCGCGGAGGGGATCTCTAAGGCGACCAAGGACCAGCCGGCGTTCTTCCCCTTCGGCGGGGGGCCGAGGATCTGCATTGGGCAGAACTTTGCTCTGCTGGAAGCTAAGATGGCCCTGAGCATGATCCTTCAGCACTTTGAGTTCCAGCTATCGCCCTCGTACACGCACGCGCCGTACACTGTCATCACGCTGCATCCTCAGCATGGAGCGCAAATTATACTCAAGAGACTCTGATCATCTTGCTAGCTCTGATCATCTTATCTCGCATCGATCAGTGCGAACTTGTATCTTTTTTTAAGGAGGCAGGAGGTGTGCCTCATATATTAATAAAGCAGGAGCAAAGCAAAGGAAATAATTCTGAAAAAAGGAACAGCAGCCGCCAACCCTAACATGAGGAAGGGGTTGATAAAAAAGAGTACAAGCATAAGAAAAATTCCCCACACAGAAGCACTAATCCGTGTTGAAGAGATCACTCAGTTTCCTTGCTCCCGCTAGGATCCACGCTCTCGCTTCGTCTT includes:
- the LOC133916250 gene encoding cytochrome P450 CYP72A616-like isoform X1, which encodes MDDVVAAAAAWPSPWSLLQGFLALLVVWVAYWVAEGYWLLPRRLSRALRAQGLGGTSYCFPAGDLKENARLNAEARSRPMTPCHDVVPRVVPHLHNTVKEHGNICITWFGPMPRVVIGEAELVRDILSNKFGHFEKFINKRLGKLLALGLASYDGEKWAKHRRILNPAFHLEKLKRMLPAFSTCCTELIDRWETKFAGSEGSYEVDIWLEFQNLTGDVISRTAFGSSFMEGRRIFQLQAEQAERIIKAFQYMYIPGFLFFPTPNNRRMKEINRRIEGILRGMIEKRERAIENGEASGNDLLGLLLQSNMDSGKGSLKMSTEDVIEECKLFYFAGMETTSVLLTWTLVVLGMHPEWQDRAREEVLSVFGRDKPSFDGLSRLKTMTMILYEVLRLYPPAVTLNRRTFKDIQIGGITYPAGVILELPIILVHHNPDVWGKDAHEFKPERFAEGISKATKDQPAFFPFGGGPRICIGQNFALLEAKMALSMILQHFEFQLSPSYTHAPYTVITLHPQHGAQIILKRL
- the LOC133916250 gene encoding cytochrome P450 CYP72A616-like isoform X2 yields the protein MPRVVIGEAELVRDILSNKFGHFEKFINKRLGKLLALGLASYDGEKWAKHRRILNPAFHLEKLKRMLPAFSTCCTELIDRWETKFAGSEGSYEVDIWLEFQNLTGDVISRTAFGSSFMEGRRIFQLQAEQAERIIKAFQYMYIPGFLFFPTPNNRRMKEINRRIEGILRGMIEKRERAIENGEASGNDLLGLLLQSNMDSGKGSLKMSTEDVIEECKLFYFAGMETTSVLLTWTLVVLGMHPEWQDRAREEVLSVFGRDKPSFDGLSRLKTMTMILYEVLRLYPPAVTLNRRTFKDIQIGGITYPAGVILELPIILVHHNPDVWGKDAHEFKPERFAEGISKATKDQPAFFPFGGGPRICIGQNFALLEAKMALSMILQHFEFQLSPSYTHAPYTVITLHPQHGAQIILKRL